A single Arthrobacter sp. ERGS1:01 DNA region contains:
- the pstC gene encoding phosphate ABC transporter permease subunit PstC: protein MSTTKLSSGVGTGRAGDKVFSGAALGAGVLILVVLFSVALFLFVQALPAFSANPADVTGGNGFFPYILPIVIGTLIAAAIALVIATPIGVAVALFISHYAPRKLAHGLGYLVDLLAAIPSVVYGAWGATFLASQLKEPYQWLADNLGWIPIFAGPASATAKTMLTAGIVLAVMVLPIIASLSREIFMQAPMLHQEAALALGATRWEMIRMAVLPFARGGIISAVMLGLGRALGETMAVALVLSSGPLIGSLIRSGNQTVAAEIALNFPEAFGLRLNELIAAGLVLFFITLVVNVVARWIISRHKEFSGAN, encoded by the coding sequence TTGTCCACCACCAAGCTCAGCAGCGGTGTTGGCACCGGTCGCGCCGGAGATAAGGTTTTCTCCGGCGCGGCGCTCGGCGCCGGCGTCCTGATTCTCGTAGTTCTTTTTTCGGTCGCATTGTTCCTGTTTGTCCAGGCGCTGCCGGCGTTCTCCGCGAACCCGGCAGACGTGACGGGAGGGAACGGGTTCTTCCCCTACATCCTCCCGATCGTGATCGGCACGCTCATCGCGGCCGCCATCGCGCTGGTCATTGCGACCCCGATTGGTGTGGCGGTGGCCTTGTTCATCTCCCACTACGCACCGCGCAAGCTGGCCCACGGGCTCGGTTACCTGGTGGACCTCCTGGCCGCCATCCCGTCGGTTGTCTACGGCGCCTGGGGTGCAACGTTCCTTGCCAGCCAACTCAAGGAACCGTACCAATGGCTTGCGGACAACCTGGGTTGGATCCCGATTTTTGCCGGACCGGCCTCCGCCACCGCAAAAACCATGCTGACCGCCGGGATCGTGCTGGCCGTCATGGTCCTGCCGATCATTGCCTCGCTGTCGCGTGAAATCTTCATGCAGGCCCCCATGCTGCACCAGGAAGCGGCGTTGGCGCTGGGTGCCACCCGTTGGGAAATGATCCGCATGGCCGTATTGCCGTTCGCCCGCGGCGGCATCATCAGCGCCGTCATGCTTGGCCTGGGCCGCGCCCTCGGTGAAACCATGGCCGTGGCGCTGGTACTGTCCTCGGGGCCGCTGATCGGCAGCCTCATCCGGTCCGGCAACCAGACGGTCGCCGCCGAAATTGCCCTTAACTTCCCGGAGGCCTTCGGCCTGCGCCTGAACGAGCTGATCGCCGCCGGCCTGGTCCTGTTCTTCATCACCCTGGTAGTGAACGTGGTGGCCCGCTGGATCATCAGCCGCCACAAAGAATTCTCGGGAGCCAACTGA
- a CDS encoding FUSC family protein, protein MAEFGRPATTVLFLKRRVRLGLRRSFNSLLPALLITVCAVGAYFFSERVLGHHGPLFAATSAIIALGFSRDPRLRRVLEVGLGCTIGIAVGDALLHWLGSGIWQAALVVFLSVMLARFLDSGAIFTTQLALQSLLVVLLPVPVGGPFTRSIDAVVGGCFALAATLLVPRDPRREPKDDLKIMLGELAIVLRECASALSYNDATTAWHALVRARNLQPRIDSMRQGLRSSVEIARLSPLYRRHFEEVDGLARLMERVDYAMRSSRILARRLTSVINNAALSDAGTMHLAEVMSESAAAVDELAAALAHDPAGAGKASLSHARDSLADIATRLHPANLEITRMEGEALVLLFRTLMVDILETAKMDPAEARDLLPKL, encoded by the coding sequence ATGGCAGAGTTTGGCAGGCCCGCGACCACCGTGCTGTTCCTGAAACGGCGGGTGCGCCTTGGGCTGCGGCGCAGTTTCAACTCGCTGCTGCCGGCCCTGCTGATCACCGTCTGTGCCGTGGGCGCTTATTTCTTCTCCGAGCGGGTGCTGGGCCATCACGGGCCGTTGTTCGCCGCCACGAGCGCCATCATCGCCCTCGGGTTTTCGCGGGATCCGCGCCTGCGCCGGGTCCTGGAGGTGGGGCTTGGCTGCACCATCGGCATTGCGGTGGGGGATGCGCTGCTGCACTGGTTGGGATCCGGGATCTGGCAGGCGGCCCTGGTGGTGTTCCTTTCGGTGATGCTGGCCCGTTTCCTGGACAGCGGGGCCATTTTCACCACCCAGCTTGCCCTGCAGTCCCTGCTGGTGGTGTTGCTTCCCGTCCCCGTCGGCGGGCCGTTCACGCGCAGCATCGACGCCGTCGTCGGCGGTTGCTTTGCGCTGGCCGCCACGCTGCTGGTGCCCCGGGATCCGCGGCGCGAGCCCAAGGACGACCTCAAGATCATGCTGGGCGAGCTGGCCATTGTGCTGCGCGAATGCGCGTCGGCGTTGTCGTACAACGACGCCACCACCGCCTGGCATGCGCTGGTGCGGGCCCGGAATCTGCAGCCCCGCATTGACTCCATGCGCCAGGGCTTGCGCAGCTCCGTGGAAATTGCCCGGCTCTCGCCCTTGTACCGCAGGCATTTTGAGGAGGTGGACGGCCTGGCCCGGCTCATGGAGCGGGTGGACTACGCCATGCGCTCCAGCCGGATCCTGGCCCGCCGGCTGACCAGCGTGATCAACAATGCCGCGTTGTCCGACGCCGGCACCATGCACCTTGCGGAGGTCATGAGCGAGTCCGCGGCCGCCGTCGACGAACTGGCCGCGGCCCTGGCGCATGACCCCGCCGGTGCGGGGAAGGCCTCACTCAGCCATGCCCGCGATTCGCTGGCCGACATTGCCACCCGGCTCCATCCGGCTAACCTGGAAATCACCCGGATGGAGGGTGAGGCGCTGGTGCTGTTGTTCCGCACGCTCATGGTGGACATCCTGGAAACGGCCAAGATGGATCCGGCCGAGGCCCGGGACCTGCTGCCGAAGCTCTGA
- the pstS gene encoding phosphate ABC transporter substrate-binding protein PstS, translating into MKALHIGRVAAVLAVGALALTACGTDNVVSPGNGGSTSAATGASVSGTLTGTGATSVSAAMDAWTAGFTAANPNAKIQYSPEGSGAGRKALIAGAVQFAGSDAYMKDAELASAKAKCGPAGAIDVPWYISPIAVTFNVPGVKDLKLDADTIAKIFRGDIKNWNDAAIKATNPSVTLPNLAITPVHRSDNSGTTQNFTDYLAQAAKSVWTDAASGDWPTSLPGENAKGTAGVISTVTSTSGAIAYADDSAVTDALGKAELKVGDNFVAISAEAAAKAVDLATPVAGRGANDLSLKLDRTTTEAGAYPAVLVSYGVFCATYPDAATVDLAKAFGSYVVSTAGQQTGAQAAKSSPLSAALATKAQAAINSITVSK; encoded by the coding sequence GTGAAGGCACTTCACATTGGCCGCGTGGCCGCAGTACTCGCAGTCGGCGCACTGGCACTGACGGCCTGTGGAACTGACAACGTTGTGAGCCCCGGCAACGGCGGCTCCACGTCTGCAGCAACCGGCGCTTCCGTCTCCGGCACCTTGACCGGTACGGGTGCAACTTCCGTCTCCGCCGCCATGGACGCCTGGACCGCCGGCTTCACCGCCGCGAACCCCAACGCCAAGATCCAGTACTCTCCGGAAGGCTCCGGTGCCGGCCGCAAGGCACTGATCGCCGGCGCCGTGCAGTTCGCCGGCTCCGACGCCTACATGAAGGACGCAGAGCTCGCCAGCGCGAAGGCCAAGTGCGGCCCCGCCGGCGCCATTGACGTCCCCTGGTACATTTCCCCCATCGCCGTGACGTTCAACGTCCCCGGCGTGAAGGACCTCAAGCTCGACGCCGACACCATCGCGAAGATCTTCCGCGGCGACATCAAGAACTGGAACGACGCCGCCATCAAGGCCACGAACCCGTCGGTCACCCTGCCGAACCTGGCCATCACCCCCGTGCACCGCTCGGACAACTCCGGCACCACGCAGAACTTCACGGACTACCTGGCCCAGGCCGCCAAGTCCGTCTGGACCGATGCAGCCTCCGGCGACTGGCCCACCTCCCTGCCGGGTGAAAACGCCAAGGGTACCGCCGGTGTCATCTCCACCGTCACCTCGACCTCCGGTGCCATCGCCTACGCCGACGATTCCGCCGTCACCGACGCACTGGGCAAGGCCGAGCTGAAGGTTGGCGACAACTTCGTCGCGATCTCCGCCGAGGCCGCCGCCAAGGCCGTAGACCTGGCCACCCCGGTTGCCGGTCGTGGCGCCAACGACCTCTCCCTGAAGCTGGACCGCACCACGACCGAAGCCGGCGCCTACCCCGCCGTCCTCGTCTCCTACGGCGTGTTCTGCGCAACCTACCCGGACGCCGCAACGGTTGACCTGGCAAAGGCATTCGGCAGCTACGTGGTCAGCACCGCCGGCCAGCAGACGGGTGCCCAGGCAGCCAAGAGCTCGCCGTTGTCCGCCGCCCTCGCCACCAAGGCACAGGCAGCAATCAACTCGATCACCGTCAGCAAGTAA